Proteins encoded within one genomic window of Oncorhynchus mykiss isolate Arlee chromosome 27, USDA_OmykA_1.1, whole genome shotgun sequence:
- the LOC118944706 gene encoding uncharacterized protein LOC118944706, giving the protein MAVALFMMSSAQIYSDSDILLLIGMSVLQVAQREDGDPQREGKEVVEEEPVATPKEEAKKGRKAKSKRSGKKSRKLGTDNDAVSRNKHLDRGSVIELLEKKAVQAAFGPGNKDEMEYSYPILISFLRNLTDEQWQVIYKGLKNPMTKEQLAKLCKTIVTFIAQTTLQILLPALARVLGVKDFADDDTDSPKRGGSARSFAAFDQERLELIQEVRYLAKKMYKGGTGAQHLRSLTPSSKRYVPLKVFMYGFHRDHLSQC; this is encoded by the exons atggctgtagctctatttatgatgtcctctgcacagatctactctgacagtgacatattattacttattggaatgtctgtccttcaggtagcacagagggaggatggtgatcctcagagggaaggaaaggaagttGTTGAGGAAGAACCGGTGGCCACGCCCAAAGAGGAGGCCAAGAAGGGAAGGAAG gcAAAAAGTAAGAGGAGTGGCAAGAAGTCAAGGAAGCTGGGCACTGACAACGATGCAG TCTCCAGGAATAAACACCTGGATAGAGGATCTGTAATTGAGCTCCTGGAGAAGAAAGCTGTTCAGGCTGCATTCGGCCCAGGCAACAAGGATGAGATGGAATACTCctacccaatcctcatctcattcctgcgcaatcttactgatga gcagtggcaagtgatctacaaaggactaaaaaaccct atgacgaaggaacagcttgccaaattgtgcaagacaattgtaaccttcatcgcacagaccaccctgcagatcctgctgccaGCCCTGGCCCGCGTACTTGGGGTAAAGGACTTTGCTGACGAcgacactgactcacccaagaggggtggcagtgcaagatcctttgctgcctttgatcaggaaagactggagctcatccaggaagttaGATATCTGGCGAAGAAAATGTATAAGGGCGGCACAGGGGCTCAACATCTCAGGTCCCTAACACCCTCTTCTAAGAGGTATGTTCCCCTCAAGGTTTTCATGTATGGATTTCACCGAGATCATCTATCCCAGTGTTAG
- the LOC118944705 gene encoding uncharacterized protein LOC118944705: MTTSGTSNAARGFEANIDAEERDTISCFGVPQSIVCDQNSTSPDVASLSTPSTDNLVGDDDFTGLISMLVVRLLSKIQTQTDLYPTDVTRTSQDLIPKVIAAFCAWSGCSETQAYPKNLKSHKVYSTVYKHLLKEFGSEKILQLAVSTQDSTFNRILVKSLSKELLHSCNEASRAASRTSFEATRPEALLMAEDVKATRGKLSFLQRLARLKFNLKPFMMGNKKDSNKKSRHSESKDQTTAEDIMLAHPATFGLPEGLPSTSQQEKPRKRPLLIRMFSTISIGLSKPFKRFSKQA; this comes from the exons atgacaacaagtgggacctccaatgctgcacgAGGCTTTGAGGCCAACATAGATGCTGAGGAAAGGGATACCATCAGTTGTTTCGGTGTACCTCAGAGCATTGTTTGTGATCAGAATTCAACCAGCCCGGATGTTGCTTCGCTTTCAACCCCATCCACTGACAACTTAGTCGGTGATGATGACTTCACcggcctcatcagcatgttagtggtgagacttctgtcaaaaatccaaacccaaactgatctgtacccaactgacgtcacacgcacgtcacaagacctgattccaaaagttatagctgccttctgtgcatggtcaggctgctctgagacccaagcttatcccaagaacctgaagagtcacaaagtatacagcaccgtctacaaacatctgttgaaggagtttggctcagagaaaatactccaactggccgtgtcgactcaggactcCACTTTCAATAGGATTCTTGTGAAGTCATTGAGCAAGGAGCTTCTCCACAGTTGTAACGAGGCATCAAGAGCAGCCTCAAGAACATCTTTCGAAGCCACCAGGCCAGAAGCTCTTCTCATGGCTGAAGATGTGAAGGCTACCAGAGGGAAGCTGTCTTTCCTACAAAGGCTTGCCAGACTGAAATTCAACTTAAAG ccATTCATGATGGGAAACAAGAAGGATTCCAATAAGAAATCCCGCCATTCTGAATCCAAAGACCAGACTACTGCTGAAGATATCATGT TGGCACATCCTGCCACATTTGGACTCCCAGAgggtcttccctccacctctcaacaGGAGAAGCCTCGCAAACGTCCCCTTCTAATCAGGATGTTTTCCACCATCTCCATAGGCTTATCCAAGCCATTCAAACGGTTTTCAAAGCAAGCTTAA